A genomic stretch from Croceibacterium aestuarii includes:
- a CDS encoding class I SAM-dependent methyltransferase: MADLVEQPLVMEGEGWADYGLVDSGHGRKLERYGPYRFVRPEPQAMWSPRLGEWRADGEFIPGSDEDGGGRWHFDRPVPEDGWPLAWNEVTFTAHNTPFRHLGFFPDMAPVWDWMRGILPGTGRGTARSVVEGAGRTRSDGGEPPPSDAAASATSPPPGGRGTLNLFGYTGVGTLALSECGPVTHVDASKKSVAQARDNAALSGMEDRPIRWLVDDAAKFAAREVRRGNRYDGIILDPPKFGRGPKNETWRLEEGLPGLVADCRTLLDAESRFLFLTVYAVRMSSLALGGLLAEHFAALPGTIEHGDLAVREEGEGGRLLPTAIFARWRNS, from the coding sequence TTGGCTGATCTCGTCGAACAGCCGCTCGTCATGGAGGGGGAGGGCTGGGCCGACTACGGCCTCGTCGACTCCGGCCACGGCCGCAAGCTCGAACGCTACGGCCCCTATCGCTTCGTCCGCCCCGAGCCGCAGGCGATGTGGAGCCCGCGGCTGGGCGAGTGGCGGGCCGATGGCGAATTCATTCCCGGCAGCGACGAAGACGGCGGCGGCCGCTGGCATTTCGACCGCCCGGTGCCCGAAGACGGCTGGCCGCTCGCCTGGAACGAGGTGACGTTCACCGCCCACAACACACCCTTCCGCCACCTCGGCTTCTTCCCCGACATGGCCCCGGTGTGGGACTGGATGCGCGGTATCCTCCCCGGCACGGGGAGGGGGACCGCACGCAGTGTGGTGGAGGGGGCGGGCCGCACGCGAAGCGATGGTGGCGAACCCCCTCCGTCAGATGCTGCCGCATCGGCCACCTCCCCGCCACCGGGAGGAAGAGGAACGCTCAACCTGTTCGGGTACACCGGCGTCGGCACGCTTGCGCTCAGCGAGTGCGGTCCCGTGACCCACGTCGATGCGAGCAAGAAGTCGGTCGCCCAGGCGCGAGATAATGCCGCGCTGTCGGGCATGGAGGACCGCCCGATCCGCTGGCTGGTCGACGATGCCGCCAAGTTCGCCGCGCGCGAGGTGCGCCGCGGCAACCGCTATGACGGCATCATCCTCGACCCGCCCAAGTTCGGCCGCGGCCCGAAGAACGAGACCTGGCGGCTCGAGGAGGGTCTGCCCGGCCTCGTCGCCGACTGCCGCACGCTGCTCGATGCCGAGAGCCGCTTCCTGTTTCTCACCGTCTATGCCGTGCGCATGAGCAGCCTCGCGCTCGGTGGGCTGCTGGCCGAACACTTCGCCGCGCTGCCGGGCACGATCGAACACGGCGACCTGGCCGTCCGCGAGGAGGGGGAGGGCGGCCGTCTGCTCCCCACCGCGATCTTCGCCCGCTGGCGCAACTCTTAG
- the pyrE gene encoding orotate phosphoribosyltransferase, which yields MTEDEVLAEFRACQALLEGHFKLSSGRHSAHYLQCARVLMNAERAATLARALVQKIPRDIRTQIDKVVSPAMGGLIIGHEIGRALDVDAMFVERPSGTFEFRRGFDLKEGEKVLMCEDVVTTGLSGKEAIAAIEAAGGEVVAACALVDRSAGEVDMGVPFFPLVEINFPTYAPGELPEELAALPVEKPGSRKA from the coding sequence ATGACCGAAGACGAGGTCCTCGCCGAATTCCGCGCCTGCCAAGCCTTGCTCGAAGGGCATTTCAAGCTCTCCTCGGGACGGCACAGCGCCCATTACCTGCAATGCGCGCGCGTGCTGATGAACGCCGAGCGCGCGGCAACGCTGGCCCGCGCACTGGTGCAGAAGATCCCGCGCGACATCCGCACGCAGATCGACAAGGTGGTCAGCCCGGCGATGGGCGGGCTCATCATCGGCCACGAGATCGGCCGCGCGCTGGACGTCGACGCGATGTTCGTCGAACGGCCCAGCGGCACCTTCGAATTTCGTCGCGGTTTCGACCTCAAGGAGGGCGAGAAAGTGCTGATGTGCGAGGACGTGGTCACCACCGGCCTTTCCGGCAAGGAGGCGATCGCGGCGATCGAGGCGGCCGGGGGCGAAGTCGTCGCCGCCTGTGCGCTGGTCGACCGCTCGGCCGGCGAGGTCGACATGGGCGTGCCGTTCTTCCCGCTGGTCGAGATCAACTTCCCGACTTACGCGCCCGGCGAACTGCCGGAAGAGCTGGCCGCGTTGCCGGTCGAAAAGCCGGGGAGCCGCAAGGCTTGA
- the coxB gene encoding cytochrome c oxidase subunit II: MIPGTIARKRLSFLSILIGALALVSVPQGAIAATAAAAPPAAVAVPAPAAADTAAIAPADAAAADSGYTPLGPEWIKGQPSPGGWDFQKQYSPTGHFAHNMHAYGLMPIITAICLLVLFLLLFVMVRFRKSANPVPSKTSHNTFIEIVWTVIPVLILVAIAVPSIMLLRDQYASPPKDALTVKVTGYQWYWGYSYPDNGDFEVISNMLPDEEAVQKGLPPQLAVDHRMVVPAGEWIRIQTTGADVIHSFAVPSLWFKLDAVPGRLNEKKMFIEEPGIYYGQCSELCGARHGYMPIAVEALPRPQFEAWVRSQGGTLKGEEPAAAPSAPTPAATPASAEPGAPAAGEAPSPETPATTPATA, encoded by the coding sequence ATGATTCCTGGCACCATCGCCCGCAAGCGATTGAGTTTCCTTTCGATCCTGATCGGGGCCCTGGCCCTGGTGAGCGTGCCGCAAGGCGCCATTGCGGCGACGGCCGCTGCCGCTCCGCCTGCGGCCGTCGCGGTGCCTGCTCCGGCTGCTGCCGATACGGCGGCGATTGCCCCGGCCGATGCCGCGGCTGCGGACTCCGGCTACACGCCGCTCGGTCCGGAGTGGATCAAGGGCCAGCCGAGCCCGGGCGGATGGGATTTCCAGAAGCAGTATTCACCGACCGGCCACTTCGCTCACAACATGCACGCCTATGGGCTGATGCCGATCATCACGGCGATCTGCCTCCTGGTCCTGTTCCTGCTGCTGTTCGTGATGGTGCGGTTCCGCAAGTCGGCCAACCCGGTGCCCTCGAAGACCAGCCACAATACCTTCATCGAGATTGTCTGGACGGTCATTCCGGTGCTGATCCTGGTCGCCATTGCCGTGCCCTCGATCATGCTGCTGCGCGACCAGTACGCCTCGCCGCCCAAGGACGCGCTGACGGTCAAGGTCACCGGCTACCAATGGTACTGGGGCTACAGCTATCCCGACAACGGCGACTTCGAAGTGATCTCCAACATGCTGCCCGACGAGGAAGCGGTGCAGAAGGGCCTGCCGCCGCAGCTCGCGGTCGACCACCGGATGGTCGTGCCGGCCGGCGAATGGATCCGCATCCAGACCACCGGCGCCGACGTGATCCACTCGTTCGCCGTGCCGAGCCTGTGGTTCAAGCTCGATGCCGTCCCCGGGCGTCTCAACGAGAAGAAGATGTTCATCGAGGAACCCGGCATTTACTACGGCCAGTGTTCGGAACTGTGCGGCGCGCGCCACGGCTACATGCCGATCGCCGTCGAAGCGCTGCCGCGGCCGCAGTTCGAAGCCTGGGTCCGCTCGCAGGGCGGCACGCTGAAAGGCGAAGAGCCGGCCGCGGCTCCTTCGGCGCCGACGCCCGCCGCGACTCCCGCCTCGGCCGAGCCGGGCGCGCCGGCCGCCGGGGAAGCGCCTTCGCCCGAAACCCCGGCGACGACGCCGGCAACCGCCTGA
- a CDS encoding heme o synthase encodes MTTVPTASLPVEWRDFFALTKPRVMSLVVFTGLCGLLAAPGTIHPVIGFTAVLCIALGAGGSGALNQWWEADIDAGMKRTARRPLPAGRMAHSNARDFGIALSVASVLMMGLVVNWLSGAVLALSIFYYAVIYTIWLKPRTPQNIVIGGAAGAFPPLIGWIAVTGHITLMPVLLFAIIFVWTPPHFWALAMFVKTDYAKVGIPMLPVVAGEQATRRQIFVYSVVLFAVSLLPWVLGGTGAVYGVSALVLSGVFLALAAPVAFRASFEGDAMKPEKRLFGYSVIYLFALFAVLVIDAALRNLGALA; translated from the coding sequence ATGACCACCGTCCCGACCGCGAGTCTCCCCGTCGAGTGGCGCGATTTCTTCGCGCTGACCAAGCCGCGGGTGATGAGCCTGGTGGTTTTCACCGGGCTGTGCGGCCTGCTCGCGGCGCCCGGTACAATCCATCCCGTCATCGGCTTTACCGCGGTGCTGTGCATTGCGCTCGGCGCGGGCGGTTCGGGCGCGCTCAACCAGTGGTGGGAAGCCGATATCGACGCGGGCATGAAGCGCACCGCGCGGCGCCCGCTGCCGGCGGGCAGAATGGCGCACAGCAACGCACGCGACTTCGGCATCGCCTTGTCGGTCGCTTCGGTGCTGATGATGGGCCTGGTGGTCAACTGGCTGTCGGGCGCGGTGCTCGCGCTTTCGATTTTCTACTACGCGGTCATCTACACGATCTGGCTCAAGCCGCGCACGCCGCAGAACATCGTCATCGGCGGCGCTGCCGGGGCCTTTCCGCCGCTGATCGGGTGGATCGCGGTGACCGGACACATCACGCTGATGCCGGTGCTGCTGTTCGCGATCATCTTCGTGTGGACCCCGCCGCACTTCTGGGCTCTGGCGATGTTCGTGAAGACCGATTACGCCAAGGTCGGCATCCCGATGCTGCCGGTGGTCGCCGGCGAACAGGCGACGCGCCGCCAGATTTTCGTCTATTCGGTGGTGCTGTTTGCAGTCAGCCTGCTGCCCTGGGTCCTGGGCGGAACCGGCGCCGTCTACGGCGTCTCGGCGCTGGTCCTGTCGGGCGTTTTCCTCGCGCTTGCCGCGCCGGTGGCCTTCCGCGCATCGTTCGAGGGCGATGCGATGAAACCGGAAAAGCGCCTGTTCGGCTATTCGGTAATCTATCTTTTCGCGCTGTTCGCCGTGCTGGTGATCGACGCGGCGTTACGCAACCTTGGAGCATTGGCATGA
- a CDS encoding SRPBCC family protein, whose amino-acid sequence MDLKFRVFATISKPVHEVFEAVADPAQLSQYFTTGGARGRLEEGATVTWDFHDFPGAFPVYVGEVVPDERIVLEWKANEPGADGPDYNTTVTMSFRPVDGDPARTLVEIAEEGWHETEAGLQASYGNCMGWSQMLAALKVWIEHGINLREGMYK is encoded by the coding sequence GTGGACCTCAAGTTTCGCGTTTTCGCCACGATCTCGAAGCCCGTGCACGAAGTGTTCGAGGCCGTCGCCGATCCCGCCCAGCTCTCGCAGTACTTCACCACCGGCGGCGCGCGGGGGCGACTCGAGGAGGGGGCGACCGTGACCTGGGACTTCCACGACTTCCCCGGGGCTTTCCCGGTCTACGTCGGCGAGGTCGTGCCCGACGAACGAATCGTCCTCGAATGGAAGGCCAACGAGCCCGGCGCGGACGGGCCCGATTACAACACCACCGTGACGATGAGCTTCAGGCCGGTCGACGGCGATCCCGCCCGGACGCTGGTCGAGATCGCCGAGGAAGGCTGGCACGAGACCGAAGCCGGACTCCAGGCGAGCTACGGCAACTGCATGGGCTGGAGCCAGATGCTCGCCGCGCTCAAGGTGTGGATCGAGCACGGGATCAACCTGCGCGAAGGCATGTACAAGTAG
- a CDS encoding cytochrome c oxidase subunit 3, with the protein MAGAKNHDYHILPPDIWPLVGSISALTFTSGMVLYMHDMPNHWLVLGLGIAGLIATFFSWFSNIVREAQAGDHTPVVQLHLRYGMILFIASEVMFFVGWFWSWFDFSLFPSTLTDVIGGQFPPKAIEAVMNPFDLPLLNTLILLCSGTTVTWAHHSLIHGDREGLKKGLWLTILLGMLFTSIQAYEYVHAPFAFGGNTYGSAFYMATGFHGFHVLVGTIFLIVCLVRTYKGHFTPEQHFGFEAAAWYWHFVDVVWLFLFVVVYVWGGWGAPIHG; encoded by the coding sequence ATGGCCGGCGCCAAGAACCACGACTATCATATCCTGCCACCCGACATCTGGCCGCTGGTCGGTTCGATTTCGGCGCTGACCTTCACCAGCGGCATGGTGCTGTACATGCACGACATGCCCAATCACTGGCTGGTCCTCGGCCTCGGCATCGCCGGGCTGATCGCCACCTTCTTCAGCTGGTTCTCGAACATCGTGCGCGAAGCGCAGGCGGGCGATCATACCCCGGTGGTGCAGCTGCATCTGCGCTACGGCATGATCCTGTTCATCGCCTCGGAGGTGATGTTCTTCGTCGGCTGGTTCTGGTCGTGGTTCGATTTCTCGTTGTTCCCCAGCACGCTGACCGACGTGATCGGCGGACAGTTCCCGCCCAAGGCGATCGAGGCGGTGATGAACCCGTTCGACCTGCCGCTGCTCAACACGCTGATCCTGCTGTGCTCGGGCACCACGGTGACCTGGGCGCACCACAGCCTGATCCACGGCGACCGCGAGGGGCTCAAGAAGGGCCTGTGGCTGACGATCCTGCTCGGCATGCTGTTCACCAGTATCCAGGCTTACGAATACGTCCACGCGCCGTTCGCCTTCGGGGGCAACACCTACGGTTCGGCTTTCTACATGGCGACCGGGTTCCACGGCTTCCACGTCCTGGTCGGCACGATCTTCCTGATCGTCTGCCTGGTGCGCACCTACAAGGGCCACTTCACGCCCGAGCAGCATTTCGGCTTCGAGGCGGCGGCGTGGTACTGGCACTTCGTCGACGTCGTCTGGCTGTTCCTGTTCGTGGTGGTCTACGTCTGGGGCGGGTGGGGCGCGCCGATCCACGGCTGA
- a CDS encoding DUF983 domain-containing protein, producing the protein MADTPEPSKGQQGLGHAALFGLCPRCGARTLFGGWTAFAPRCRACELDFQKFNVGDGPASFLILIIGALVTGLAVWLQLAFDPPWWLHVVLWLPLTVVGVIGGLRVAKAALLYSEYHRGGGRH; encoded by the coding sequence ATGGCCGACACGCCCGAACCTTCGAAGGGGCAGCAGGGTCTCGGCCATGCTGCCCTTTTCGGTCTCTGTCCCCGCTGCGGTGCGCGCACGCTGTTCGGCGGCTGGACCGCCTTCGCCCCGCGCTGCCGCGCCTGCGAGCTCGATTTCCAGAAATTCAACGTCGGCGACGGTCCGGCCTCGTTCCTGATCCTGATCATCGGCGCGCTGGTCACCGGCCTTGCCGTCTGGCTGCAGCTTGCGTTCGATCCGCCCTGGTGGCTGCACGTCGTCCTCTGGCTCCCGCTGACGGTCGTCGGGGTCATCGGCGGCCTGCGCGTGGCCAAGGCGGCGCTGCTCTACTCCGAATACCATCGCGGCGGCGGCAGGCACTGA
- the ctaD gene encoding cytochrome c oxidase subunit I — translation MATTADAFQAHHDDHAHHDADHKPGFFARWFMSTNHKDIGTLYLIFAICAGIIGGVISGVMRAELAEPGLQVLPKVVLDLYGETGMDQALHMWNVLITAHGLIMVFFMVMPAMIGGFGNWFVPLMIGAPDMAFPRMNNISFWLTAAGFASLMISTFLPGGTGIGAGTGWTVYAPLSTSGSQGPAVDFAIFSLHLAGAASIMGAINFITTIFNMRAPGMTLHKMPLFVWSVLVTAFLLLLALPVLAAAITMLITDRNFGTTFFDASGGGDPVLYQHLFWFFGHPEVYIMILPGFGMISQIVATFSRKPIFGYLGMAYAMVAIGVVGFIVWAHHMYTTGLDVNTKMYFTAATMVIAVPTGIKIFSWIATMWGGSIEFKSPMVWAIGMIFLFTIGGVTGVVLANGGIDDNLHDTYYVVAHFHYVLSMGAVFSLFAGFYYWFPKMSGRMHSELLAHLHFWGFFIGVNMIFFPMHFLGLDGMPRRIPDYTPAFTYWNQLATVGYMVMAGSMLFFFANLIYAFVAGKRAPANYWGEGATTLEWSLSSPPPFHQFETLPVIEEHHSYHDHIGDGTATAH, via the coding sequence ATGGCCACCACCGCCGATGCCTTTCAGGCCCACCACGACGATCACGCGCATCACGACGCCGATCACAAGCCGGGCTTCTTCGCCCGCTGGTTCATGTCGACGAACCACAAGGACATCGGCACGCTGTACCTGATCTTCGCGATCTGCGCGGGCATCATCGGCGGCGTCATCTCGGGCGTCATGCGCGCCGAGCTGGCCGAGCCGGGCCTGCAGGTTCTGCCCAAGGTCGTACTCGACCTCTACGGCGAGACCGGCATGGACCAGGCGCTGCACATGTGGAACGTGCTGATTACCGCGCACGGCCTCATCATGGTCTTCTTCATGGTCATGCCGGCGATGATCGGCGGCTTCGGCAACTGGTTCGTGCCGCTCATGATCGGCGCGCCGGACATGGCCTTTCCGCGGATGAACAACATCTCGTTCTGGCTGACCGCGGCGGGCTTCGCCTCGCTGATGATCTCGACCTTCCTGCCCGGCGGTACGGGCATCGGCGCGGGAACCGGCTGGACAGTCTACGCGCCGCTCTCGACCTCGGGCTCGCAGGGTCCGGCGGTCGACTTCGCGATCTTCTCGCTGCACCTTGCCGGTGCCGCCTCGATCATGGGCGCGATCAACTTCATCACCACGATCTTCAACATGCGCGCGCCGGGCATGACCCTGCACAAGATGCCGCTGTTCGTGTGGTCCGTGCTGGTCACCGCCTTCCTGCTGCTGCTCGCGCTGCCGGTGCTCGCCGCGGCGATCACCATGCTGATCACCGACCGCAACTTCGGGACGACGTTCTTCGACGCCTCGGGCGGCGGCGATCCGGTGCTCTACCAGCACCTTTTCTGGTTCTTCGGCCACCCCGAGGTCTACATCATGATCCTGCCGGGCTTCGGCATGATCAGCCAGATCGTCGCGACCTTCAGCCGCAAGCCGATTTTCGGCTACCTCGGCATGGCCTACGCCATGGTCGCGATCGGCGTCGTCGGGTTCATCGTCTGGGCCCACCACATGTATACCACCGGCCTCGACGTGAACACGAAGATGTACTTCACCGCGGCGACCATGGTCATCGCGGTGCCGACCGGCATCAAGATCTTCAGCTGGATCGCGACGATGTGGGGCGGCTCGATCGAGTTCAAGAGCCCGATGGTCTGGGCGATCGGCATGATCTTCCTGTTCACCATCGGCGGCGTGACCGGCGTCGTGCTGGCCAACGGCGGCATCGACGACAACCTGCACGACACCTACTACGTCGTGGCGCACTTCCACTACGTGCTGTCCATGGGCGCGGTGTTCTCGCTCTTCGCGGGCTTCTACTACTGGTTCCCGAAGATGAGCGGCAGGATGCACTCCGAACTGCTCGCGCACCTGCACTTCTGGGGCTTCTTCATCGGCGTGAACATGATCTTCTTCCCGATGCATTTCCTCGGGCTCGACGGCATGCCGCGGCGCATCCCCGACTACACTCCGGCGTTCACCTACTGGAACCAGCTCGCCACGGTCGGCTACATGGTCATGGCCGGCTCGATGCTGTTCTTCTTCGCCAACCTCATTTACGCCTTCGTGGCCGGCAAGAGGGCTCCGGCGAACTACTGGGGCGAAGGCGCGACGACGCTCGAATGGAGCCTGTCGAGCCCGCCGCCGTTCCACCAGTTCGAGACGCTGCCGGTGATCGAGGAGCATCACAGCTATCACGATCACATCGGCGACGGGACGGCCACCGCCCACTAG
- a CDS encoding SURF1 family protein, producing MRRLPIVPTVVVVLAAATMIALGVWQLQRLQWKEGLLARYHDAQAMSAQVPWPSDPADYAGALYRRSSVDCASVRGFDAISGRSQDQRSGWAHIAHCTLAGGGSAEVALGWSTDSAAPQWSGGEVAGVIGPSKGGIKLVASPPQGGLQQLAVPDPSEIPNNHLAYAVQWFLFALTALVIYALALRKKWRAEGRDAR from the coding sequence ATGCGCCGCCTGCCCATCGTGCCGACGGTGGTGGTCGTACTCGCCGCCGCGACGATGATCGCGCTCGGCGTCTGGCAGCTCCAGCGGTTGCAGTGGAAGGAAGGCCTGCTGGCCCGTTACCACGACGCGCAGGCGATGAGCGCCCAAGTGCCCTGGCCGAGCGATCCCGCCGACTACGCGGGCGCGCTCTACCGCCGCAGCAGTGTCGACTGCGCCTCGGTCCGCGGGTTCGACGCCATATCCGGCCGTTCGCAGGACCAGCGCAGCGGCTGGGCGCACATCGCCCATTGCACGCTCGCCGGTGGCGGCAGCGCCGAGGTCGCGCTCGGCTGGTCGACCGATTCGGCCGCCCCGCAATGGAGCGGCGGCGAAGTCGCTGGCGTGATCGGTCCGTCGAAGGGCGGCATCAAGTTGGTCGCATCGCCCCCGCAGGGCGGACTGCAGCAGCTCGCGGTGCCCGATCCGAGCGAGATCCCCAACAACCACCTCGCCTATGCCGTGCAGTGGTTCCTGTTCGCGCTGACAGCGCTGGTCATCTACGCACTGGCGCTGCGCAAGAAATGGCGCGCCGAGGGGCGGGACGCGCGCTAG
- a CDS encoding cytochrome c oxidase assembly protein, whose translation MASVPVEHRNRRTAAIMAVVAAGMLALGFAAVPLYRIFCQVTGFAGTTQRATDADAVTAAEMARSAGGRTISIRFDANTAPDLAWKFKPLQVTDTVAIGQRDMAIFTAKNLSDVPITGNASFNVEPEQAGRYFNKIQCFCFTEQTLRPGQEVRMPVIYYIDPAALKDPNMDGVEQVTLSYTFHKAVEQPS comes from the coding sequence ATGGCGAGCGTCCCTGTCGAGCACCGCAACCGCCGCACCGCCGCGATCATGGCCGTGGTCGCGGCGGGCATGCTCGCGCTCGGCTTCGCCGCCGTGCCGCTGTACCGGATATTCTGCCAGGTGACCGGCTTTGCCGGCACTACCCAGCGTGCCACCGACGCCGACGCGGTGACCGCTGCCGAGATGGCGCGCAGCGCCGGCGGGCGCACGATCTCGATTCGCTTCGACGCCAACACCGCGCCCGATCTGGCGTGGAAGTTCAAGCCCCTGCAAGTGACCGACACGGTCGCCATTGGCCAGCGCGACATGGCCATCTTCACCGCGAAGAACCTGTCCGACGTTCCGATTACCGGCAATGCCAGCTTCAATGTCGAGCCCGAGCAGGCGGGGCGTTATTTCAACAAGATCCAGTGCTTCTGCTTCACCGAACAGACGCTGCGTCCGGGCCAGGAAGTGCGCATGCCGGTGATCTACTATATCGATCCCGCCGCGCTGAAAGATCCCAACATGGACGGGGTCGAGCAGGTCACGCTGAGTTACACGTTCCACAAGGCGGTCGAGCAGCCGTCTTAA
- a CDS encoding ArsR/SmtB family transcription factor: MSNDDEIDRVFKALANRVRRAICDELKLRPLTTGQLAQVFPELDRTTVMMHLRVLEEAGLVVALRKGRERFNHLDAMPIQAIHERWIGPHAAAAAAGLSKLKRELEGETDTVGSR, translated from the coding sequence ATGTCAAACGATGACGAAATCGACCGCGTGTTCAAGGCGCTGGCCAACCGCGTGCGCCGCGCCATCTGCGACGAGCTCAAGCTGCGCCCGCTGACCACCGGCCAGCTCGCTCAAGTCTTTCCCGAGCTCGATCGCACCACGGTGATGATGCACCTGCGCGTGCTCGAGGAGGCGGGGCTGGTGGTGGCGCTGCGCAAGGGGCGCGAGCGCTTCAATCACCTCGACGCCATGCCGATCCAGGCGATTCACGAGCGCTGGATCGGCCCGCATGCCGCGGCCGCCGCGGCGGGCCTGTCGAAGCTCAAGCGCGAACTCGAGGGCGAGACGGACACAGTCGGTTCGCGGTGA
- the thrC gene encoding threonine synthase, with product MQYVSTRGSAPALDFEGATLAGLASDGGLYVPAEWPGFTSDEIAAMRGLPYAALAARVMQPFVGDALTPERLHELCTQAYGRFPHAAVTPLTQLDERNWLLELFHGPTLAFKDVALQLLGLLFEEFLARRDERLTIVGATSGDTGSAAIDAVAGRERIDIFMLHPKGRVSDVQRRQMTTVKAPNVYNIAIDGSFDDAQAMVKRMFGDTDMTGRFRISAVNSINWARLMAQVVYYFASALQLGAPERKVAFSVPTGNFGDVFAGHVAARMGLPIERLIVATNVNDILHRALANGDYSAGAVTPTAAPSMDIQVSSNFERLLFDVGGRDGKALAEQMRGFEGSKAMRLTNAQREGAAALFTSARVDADAMSQAMRWAFEACDGEVVDPHTAIGLHAARAADLPAAVPVVTLATAHPAKFPDAVERATGLRPQLPARIGDLFERDEACAELPGDYDAIAAYVAEHAAPSR from the coding sequence ATGCAGTACGTCTCGACACGCGGAAGCGCCCCGGCGCTCGATTTCGAAGGCGCGACGCTGGCCGGGCTGGCGAGCGACGGCGGCCTCTACGTGCCCGCCGAGTGGCCAGGCTTCACCAGCGACGAGATCGCCGCCATGCGCGGGCTGCCCTATGCCGCGCTCGCCGCACGGGTCATGCAGCCCTTCGTCGGCGATGCCCTCACCCCTGAGCGCCTGCACGAACTGTGCACGCAGGCCTATGGCCGCTTCCCCCACGCAGCGGTCACCCCGCTGACCCAGCTCGACGAGCGCAACTGGCTGCTCGAGCTGTTCCACGGCCCGACCCTGGCGTTCAAGGACGTGGCGCTGCAACTGCTCGGCCTGCTGTTCGAGGAATTCCTCGCCCGCCGCGACGAACGGCTGACCATCGTCGGCGCGACCAGCGGCGATACCGGCAGCGCGGCGATCGACGCGGTCGCCGGGCGCGAGCGGATCGACATCTTCATGCTCCACCCCAAGGGGCGGGTCAGCGACGTGCAGCGCCGGCAGATGACCACGGTCAAGGCGCCCAACGTCTACAACATCGCCATCGACGGCAGCTTCGACGATGCCCAGGCGATGGTGAAGCGGATGTTCGGCGACACCGACATGACCGGCCGCTTCCGCATCAGCGCGGTCAACTCGATCAATTGGGCGCGGCTGATGGCGCAGGTTGTCTACTACTTCGCCAGCGCGCTGCAGCTCGGCGCGCCCGAGCGCAAGGTCGCCTTCAGCGTCCCGACCGGCAACTTCGGCGACGTTTTCGCCGGGCACGTCGCGGCGCGCATGGGGCTGCCGATCGAGCGGCTGATCGTGGCCACCAACGTCAACGACATCCTCCACCGCGCGCTCGCCAATGGCGACTATTCCGCCGGCGCCGTAACCCCGACCGCAGCGCCGAGCATGGACATCCAGGTTTCCTCAAACTTCGAACGGCTGCTGTTCGACGTCGGCGGCCGCGACGGGAAGGCGCTGGCCGAGCAGATGCGCGGCTTCGAGGGCAGCAAGGCGATGCGCCTGACCAACGCCCAGCGCGAAGGCGCCGCGGCTCTGTTCACCAGTGCGCGGGTCGATGCCGACGCGATGAGCCAGGCGATGCGCTGGGCCTTCGAGGCTTGCGACGGTGAAGTCGTCGACCCGCATACGGCCATTGGCCTTCATGCTGCCCGCGCGGCGGACCTGCCGGCGGCCGTCCCGGTCGTCACGCTCGCCACCGCGCACCCGGCCAAGTTCCCCGACGCGGTCGAGCGCGCCACCGGCCTGCGTCCGCAGTTGCCCGCGCGAATCGGCGATTTGTTCGAGCGCGACGAGGCCTGTGCCGAGCTCCCCGGCGACTACGACGCCATCGCCGCCTATGTCGCGGAGCACGCGGCGCCCTCACGCTAA